A genome region from Flavobacterium sp. includes the following:
- the mdh gene encoding malate dehydrogenase, which produces MKVTIVGAGNVGATCADVISYRGIASEVVLLDIKEGFAEGKALDITQCATNTGFNTKVSGVTNDYSKTAGSDVVVITSGIPRKPGMTREELIGINAGIVKTVAENVLKYSPDTIIVVVSNPMDTMTYLALKATGLPKNRIIGMGGALDSSRFRTYLSLALDKPANDISAMVIGGHGDTTMIPLTRLASYNGIPVTQFLSEEVLAKVAADTMVGGATLTGLLGTSAWYAPGASVAYLVDSILNDQKKMIACSVFVEGEYGQNDICIGVPCIIGKNGVEEIVDIKLNDQEKALFAKSADAVRGMNDALKSILV; this is translated from the coding sequence ATGAAAGTTACCATTGTAGGAGCAGGAAATGTTGGAGCTACTTGCGCAGATGTTATTTCTTATAGAGGAATTGCAAGTGAAGTAGTATTGTTGGATATTAAGGAAGGTTTTGCCGAAGGGAAGGCGTTGGATATTACGCAATGTGCCACAAATACAGGTTTTAATACCAAAGTATCTGGTGTAACCAACGATTATTCTAAAACTGCCGGAAGTGATGTAGTGGTTATTACATCAGGAATTCCGAGAAAACCAGGAATGACAAGAGAAGAATTAATAGGTATAAATGCAGGAATTGTAAAAACAGTTGCCGAAAATGTACTGAAATATTCTCCAGACACTATAATAGTTGTAGTTTCAAATCCTATGGATACTATGACATATTTAGCTTTAAAAGCTACAGGTTTACCAAAAAACAGAATTATAGGTATGGGAGGAGCTTTAGACAGCTCACGTTTCAGAACTTATCTTTCATTGGCTTTAGATAAGCCAGCAAATGATATTTCAGCAATGGTTATAGGAGGTCATGGAGATACAACTATGATTCCGTTAACACGTTTAGCTTCTTATAACGGAATTCCGGTAACACAATTCCTTTCAGAAGAAGTTCTGGCGAAAGTTGCTGCAGATACTATGGTAGGGGGAGCAACACTTACAGGTCTTTTAGGAACTTCTGCATGGTATGCTCCGGGAGCTTCAGTTGCTTATTTAGTTGATAGTATTTTAAACGATCAGAAAAAAATGATTGCGTGCTCCGTTTTTGTAGAAGGAGAATATGGTCAAAACGATATTTGCATCGGAGTGCCTTGTATAATAGGTAAAAACGGTGTAGAAGAGATTGTAGATATTAAATTAAACGATCAGGAAAAGGCCTTATTTGCAAAAAGTGCAGATGCGGTTCGTGGTATGAATGATGCCCTAAAATCGATTTTAGTATAA
- the gyrB gene encoding DNA topoisomerase (ATP-hydrolyzing) subunit B produces MSEEIKKNNYSADSIQALEGMEHVRMRPSMYIGDVGVRGLHHLVYEVVDNSIDEAMGGHCDTIGVTINEDGSVTVEDNGRGIPVDLHKKEGVSALEVVMTKIGAGGKFDKDSYKVSGGLHGVGVSVVNALSVHMKSTVFREGKIYEQEYERGKAIYPVKQIGETDKRGTRQTFFPDDTIFQQTTEFSYDTLSARMRELSFLNKGITITFTDKREVDDKGEFRSEVFHSDEGLKEYIRYLDGNREPIIAHVISMDNEKGEIPVEVALIYNTSYSENIFSYVNNINTHEGGTHLQGFRSGLTRTLKKYADASGLLDKLKFEISGDDFREGLTAIISVKVAEPQFEGQTKTKLGNREVVSPVSQAVGEMLENYLEENPNDAKVIIQKVILAAQARHAAKKAREMVQRKTVMGGGGLPGKLSDCSEQDPARCEVYLVEGDSAGGTAKQGRDRNFQAILPLRGKILNVEKAMHHKVFENEEIRNIFTALGVTVGTAEDSKALNIEKLRYHKVIIMCDADVDGSHISTLILTFFFRFMKELIEEGHVYIAAPPLYLVKKGNKKEYAWNDVQRDQANERMGGSANIQRYKGLGEMNAEQLWETTMDPEFRTLRQVTIESLAEADRVFSMLMGDEVPPRREFIEKNAVYANIDA; encoded by the coding sequence ATGAGCGAAGAAATCAAGAAGAACAATTATTCAGCAGATAGTATTCAGGCATTAGAAGGAATGGAGCACGTAAGAATGCGTCCATCGATGTATATTGGAGATGTAGGAGTTCGAGGACTTCACCATCTGGTTTACGAGGTTGTTGATAACTCTATTGATGAGGCGATGGGCGGACATTGTGATACTATTGGTGTTACAATAAACGAAGACGGTTCAGTTACAGTTGAGGATAACGGACGTGGTATTCCAGTTGATTTACATAAAAAAGAAGGAGTTTCGGCACTTGAAGTTGTAATGACTAAAATTGGTGCAGGAGGTAAATTTGATAAAGATTCGTATAAAGTTTCCGGAGGTCTTCACGGAGTAGGGGTTTCTGTAGTAAATGCACTTTCGGTTCACATGAAATCGACTGTATTTAGAGAAGGAAAAATCTACGAGCAGGAATACGAAAGAGGAAAAGCAATATATCCGGTAAAACAAATCGGAGAAACAGATAAAAGAGGTACACGTCAGACATTTTTCCCTGATGATACTATTTTTCAGCAAACTACAGAGTTCTCTTATGATACTTTATCAGCCCGTATGCGTGAGCTTTCTTTCTTAAACAAAGGAATCACGATTACATTTACAGACAAAAGAGAAGTAGATGATAAAGGCGAATTTAGAAGTGAAGTTTTCCATTCTGATGAAGGTCTTAAAGAATACATCCGTTATTTAGATGGAAACCGTGAGCCAATTATTGCTCACGTAATCAGTATGGATAACGAAAAAGGCGAAATTCCGGTTGAAGTTGCCTTAATTTATAACACAAGTTATTCTGAGAATATTTTCTCTTACGTAAATAATATCAATACACACGAAGGAGGTACGCACCTGCAAGGTTTTAGAAGTGGTTTAACAAGAACACTTAAAAAATACGCAGATGCTTCCGGATTGTTAGATAAATTGAAATTCGAAATTTCGGGAGATGACTTCCGTGAAGGTTTAACAGCGATTATTTCGGTAAAAGTTGCAGAACCTCAGTTCGAAGGACAAACGAAAACAAAACTTGGAAACAGAGAGGTAGTTTCTCCGGTTTCTCAGGCAGTTGGAGAAATGCTTGAAAATTATTTGGAAGAAAATCCAAATGATGCCAAAGTAATTATCCAGAAAGTAATCTTAGCCGCACAAGCACGTCACGCTGCGAAAAAAGCACGTGAAATGGTACAACGTAAAACCGTTATGGGCGGTGGAGGACTACCAGGAAAATTATCAGATTGTTCTGAGCAGGATCCGGCAAGATGCGAGGTTTACTTAGTCGAGGGAGATTCGGCTGGTGGAACAGCAAAACAAGGACGTGATCGTAACTTTCAGGCGATTCTTCCATTACGTGGTAAGATTTTGAATGTTGAAAAAGCAATGCATCATAAAGTATTTGAAAACGAAGAAATTCGAAACATTTTCACCGCTTTAGGAGTTACGGTTGGTACAGCAGAAGACAGCAAAGCATTAAATATTGAAAAATTACGCTACCATAAAGTAATCATCATGTGTGATGCCGACGTCGATGGTAGTCACATTTCTACCTTAATATTAACGTTCTTCTTCAGATTCATGAAAGAACTTATCGAAGAAGGACACGTTTACATCGCAGCACCACCTTTATACTTAGTTAAAAAAGGAAACAAAAAAGAATACGCTTGGAATGACGTTCAGCGTGATCAGGCGAATGAAAGAATGGGAGGAAGTGCAAATATCCAGCGTTATAAAGGTCTTGGAGAGATGAACGCAGAACAATTGTGGGAAACTACAATGGATCCTGAATTCAGAACTTTACGTCAGGTAACTATCGAAAGTCTTGCAGAAGCTGATAGAGTTTTCTCTATGTTAATGGGAGATGAGGTACCGCCGCGTAGAGAATTCATCGAGAAAAATGCCGTTTACGCAAATATCGATGCCTAA
- the yidD gene encoding membrane protein insertion efficiency factor YidD has translation MKVITPFVLLVRFYQTAISPFTPASCRFEPTCSTYMIQALQTHGLFYGGYLGTKRILSCHPWGRSGYDPVPEKKCSHKH, from the coding sequence ATGAAAGTTATTACGCCATTTGTTTTATTAGTACGCTTTTATCAAACTGCGATTTCACCTTTTACGCCCGCTTCATGCAGGTTCGAACCCACATGTTCAACATACATGATTCAGGCTTTACAAACCCACGGATTATTTTACGGAGGATATTTAGGAACAAAGAGAATTTTAAGCTGTCATCCATGGGGAAGATCAGGTTATGATCCTGTTCCGGAGAAGAAATGTTCACACAAACATTAA
- a CDS encoding acyloxyacyl hydrolase, whose amino-acid sequence MTKRILLCLLLFSLLKIYAQNNDSRFLLGFNYGFGSEFNNKDYTFVNHFYKAQLYYKLEETKHFQYEILVQPEINFAKHQLLNFYFVKPETPDFEQKREEYTKLKDIHEYVLNLGFLIRKPVSKNISVYLLGSVGPMITDTETERMSNGFAFADVLAVGFSLKWKKIQFDIRPEVRHVSNAGLGSTNAGYNTKNIEFGISYPL is encoded by the coding sequence ATGACTAAAAGAATACTTCTATGTTTATTGCTTTTTAGCCTATTGAAAATATATGCACAAAATAATGATTCAAGATTCTTGCTTGGTTTTAATTATGGTTTCGGAAGTGAATTCAATAATAAAGATTACACTTTTGTAAATCATTTTTATAAAGCACAATTGTATTATAAATTGGAAGAAACAAAACATTTTCAGTATGAGATTTTAGTTCAGCCGGAGATTAATTTTGCGAAACACCAATTACTGAATTTTTATTTTGTAAAACCAGAAACTCCTGATTTCGAACAAAAAAGAGAAGAATATACCAAGCTAAAAGATATTCATGAATATGTTCTGAATTTAGGTTTTTTGATTCGAAAACCTGTTAGTAAAAACATTTCAGTTTATCTTTTAGGAAGTGTTGGCCCGATGATTACAGATACTGAAACTGAAAGAATGTCTAATGGTTTTGCTTTCGCAGATGTTTTAGCGGTTGGTTTTTCTTTAAAATGGAAGAAAATACAATTTGATATTAGACCAGAAGTCAGGCATGTTTCTAATGCAGGTTTAGGAAGTACAAATGCGGGTTATAATACTAAAAACATAGAATTTGGTATTTCGTATCCATTATAA
- the secDF gene encoding protein translocase subunit SecDF, translating to MQNKGLIKFFAILFALVSIYQLSFTFVANNVKSEAKAFAGDNPDKELKYLDSIGKEKVFSLGFTDFTYNEVKNKQLNKGLDLEGGINVILQISVKDVLKGLANNSKNPVFNKSLADATANLEGNKTYLNKFFEAFEANSNGTTKLASPDIFANRSLQGDGGIDFQMTDAQAQKVIKRKVDESIESAYKVLRERIDKFGVTQPNIQKLGETGRILVELPGAKDVDRIKKLLGGKAQLEFWETYKMEEIGNFLVSANEALKKTEVKKTETKTVAKDSLNALLTDTKDSVDTKKGNNPLFDKIIGNGGGPVLGYFATKDTAVINDYFKRPEIRVLLAADQHYAKFVWSKPTSIKDPKAKDPKTAADLEVVELYALKGNRDNTPAMSGGVVTDAKDTFDQMGKPAVSMQMNSQGAKVWEELTGRAFSQKGYIAIVLDNIVYSAPGVTSGPIAGGRSEITGSFDVAETKDLANVLNAGKLPASADIIQSTVVGPSLGQAAIDAGTISSVLGFLLVCVWMVFYYGKAGWYANLALLLNLLFLFGIMASFGFVLTLPGIAGIVLTLGTAVDANIIIYERAKEELREGKSLSEAVTASYGWHGAMRSIIDANVTHVLTGAILFIFGTGPIKGFALTLLIGIVTSLFTSIFIARIFIDRNIAGKGDLTFSTNITKNWFTNFHFDFIKIKKFTYIFSSIVVVVSLISIFFVNGLDEGVDFVGGRTFQVKFEKPVDATVVSDELSAAFGTPVEAKILGDDDQLKITTKYKIKEDGVAIDEEVNQILYKGLAKYFPNTSYDKFTNSFDGKRVGVLQASKVGASISEDIKTNSYWAVLGAMAVIFLYLMISFRKWQYSLGAIAAVAHDVIFVLGIYSLCYKFMPFHMEMDQHFIAAILTVIGYSMNDTVIVFDRIREFIIGNRKGTFEDIVNASINTTLSRTLNTSLMMIIVLLTMFIFGGESIRGFIFAMLIGIIVGTYSSLFIATPVLVDSISADDKHTIEDKHNKA from the coding sequence ATGCAGAATAAAGGACTTATTAAATTTTTCGCAATTCTATTTGCATTGGTAAGTATTTACCAACTTTCTTTCACTTTTGTGGCAAATAATGTCAAAAGTGAGGCTAAAGCTTTTGCAGGAGATAATCCTGATAAAGAGCTAAAATATTTAGATTCTATCGGTAAAGAAAAAGTATTCAGTCTTGGTTTTACAGACTTCACTTATAATGAAGTTAAAAACAAACAATTAAACAAAGGTCTTGACTTAGAGGGAGGAATCAACGTAATTCTTCAAATCTCTGTTAAAGACGTTTTAAAAGGATTGGCTAATAACTCTAAAAATCCGGTATTTAATAAATCATTAGCTGATGCAACTGCAAATTTAGAAGGAAATAAGACCTATTTAAATAAATTCTTTGAAGCTTTTGAAGCAAATTCAAACGGAACTACAAAACTAGCTTCTCCAGATATCTTCGCAAATAGAAGTTTACAAGGAGATGGTGGAATTGATTTCCAAATGACAGATGCTCAGGCTCAAAAAGTAATCAAAAGAAAAGTTGACGAGTCTATCGAAAGTGCTTACAAAGTATTAAGAGAGCGTATCGACAAATTTGGTGTAACTCAGCCAAACATTCAAAAATTAGGAGAAACAGGAAGAATCTTAGTAGAGCTTCCAGGTGCTAAAGATGTTGACAGAATTAAAAAATTATTAGGTGGAAAAGCTCAATTAGAGTTCTGGGAAACCTATAAAATGGAAGAAATCGGAAACTTCTTAGTTTCTGCAAACGAAGCTTTAAAGAAAACTGAAGTTAAGAAAACAGAAACTAAAACTGTTGCTAAAGATTCATTGAATGCTTTATTAACTGATACTAAAGATTCTGTTGATACTAAAAAAGGAAACAATCCTTTATTTGATAAAATTATTGGTAATGGAGGAGGTCCGGTTTTAGGATACTTCGCTACAAAAGATACAGCTGTAATTAACGATTATTTCAAAAGACCAGAAATTAGAGTTTTATTAGCTGCTGATCAGCACTATGCAAAATTTGTATGGAGTAAACCAACATCAATTAAAGATCCAAAAGCTAAAGATCCAAAAACGGCTGCTGATCTTGAAGTAGTAGAATTATATGCTTTAAAAGGTAACAGAGACAATACGCCAGCAATGAGTGGTGGAGTTGTAACTGATGCAAAAGATACTTTTGACCAAATGGGTAAACCAGCTGTTTCTATGCAAATGAACAGTCAGGGAGCTAAAGTTTGGGAAGAATTAACAGGAAGAGCTTTCTCTCAAAAAGGTTACATTGCAATTGTTTTAGATAACATCGTATATTCTGCACCAGGTGTTACAAGCGGACCAATTGCCGGAGGAAGATCTGAAATTACAGGTTCTTTTGACGTAGCTGAAACTAAAGATTTAGCAAACGTATTAAATGCAGGTAAATTACCGGCTTCTGCTGATATTATTCAATCTACAGTTGTAGGACCATCTTTAGGTCAGGCTGCAATTGATGCAGGTACAATTTCATCTGTATTAGGTTTCTTATTAGTTTGTGTTTGGATGGTATTCTATTATGGTAAAGCTGGTTGGTATGCAAACCTTGCTTTATTATTAAACTTATTATTCTTGTTCGGAATTATGGCAAGTTTTGGTTTTGTATTAACATTACCTGGTATTGCTGGTATCGTATTAACATTAGGTACTGCGGTAGATGCGAACATTATTATATATGAAAGAGCAAAAGAAGAATTGCGTGAAGGTAAATCACTTTCTGAGGCTGTTACAGCTTCTTACGGATGGCACGGAGCAATGCGTTCTATCATTGATGCTAACGTAACTCACGTTTTAACTGGAGCGATCTTATTTATCTTTGGTACAGGACCAATTAAAGGTTTTGCTTTAACATTACTTATTGGTATCGTAACTTCATTGTTTACTTCTATCTTCATTGCCAGAATTTTTATCGACAGAAATATTGCTGGAAAAGGTGATTTAACTTTCTCTACAAACATTACTAAAAACTGGTTTACTAATTTCCACTTTGACTTTATTAAAATCAAAAAATTCACTTATATCTTCTCTTCAATCGTAGTTGTAGTGAGTTTAATTTCGATCTTCTTCGTTAACGGATTAGATGAAGGTGTTGATTTTGTTGGAGGTAGAACTTTCCAGGTTAAATTTGAAAAACCAGTTGATGCAACTGTAGTTTCTGATGAATTATCAGCTGCTTTTGGAACTCCTGTTGAAGCTAAAATTTTAGGTGATGACGATCAGTTGAAAATCACAACTAAATATAAAATTAAAGAAGACGGTGTAGCTATTGATGAAGAAGTAAACCAAATATTATACAAAGGATTAGCGAAATATTTCCCTAATACTAGTTATGATAAATTTACTAATTCTTTTGATGGTAAAAGAGTAGGTGTTTTACAAGCTTCTAAAGTTGGAGCTTCTATCTCTGAAGATATCAAAACTAACTCTTACTGGGCAGTTCTTGGGGCAATGGCAGTTATTTTCTTATACTTAATGATTTCATTCCGCAAATGGCAGTACTCATTAGGTGCGATTGCAGCTGTTGCGCACGACGTAATCTTCGTATTAGGAATCTACTCTTTATGCTATAAATTCATGCCATTCCACATGGAAATGGATCAGCACTTTATCGCAGCGATTCTTACTGTAATTGGTTACTCTATGAACGATACAGTAATTGTATTCGATAGAATTAGAGAGTTCATCATCGGAAACCGTAAAGGAACTTTCGAAGATATCGTAAATGCTTCTATTAATACTACATTATCTAGAACATTGAATACTTCATTAATGATGATCATTGTATTATTAACTATGTTTATCTTCGGTGGAGAATCAATCAGAGGATTTATCTTTGCCATGTTAATTGGTATTATTGTAGGTACTTATTCATCATTATTCATCGCGACTCCAGTATTGGTTGACTCGATTTCTGCTGATGATAAGCATACAATCGAAGACAAACATAACAAAGCATAA
- the lgt gene encoding prolipoprotein diacylglyceryl transferase produces the protein MTQPLNIVWNPSEGIDLGFFMIRYYSLMFVIAFGLGWFLMKKIFERENESLDKLDSLFVWTVLATLIGARLGHVFFYDWEYFRNHLLEIFLPFKFEPKFEFTGFQGLASHGAAIAIIIAMYYYSKVILKRPLLWILDRVVIPVASGAIFVRLGNFFNSEIIGHETTSAFGIRFLHDKFSKADAVNATKIANPKEAYNAIATDPKFANLLAEVPAKHPTQLYEAFCYIFVFAALYFLYWKTNARLKTGYLFGLFLVLLFVVRFIVEFVKESQGGIEKELGLFSTGQWLSIPFIIIGLFFIIRAQRNPLANS, from the coding sequence ATGACACAACCTTTAAACATCGTTTGGAATCCTTCTGAAGGAATAGATTTAGGATTTTTTATGATTCGCTATTACAGTTTAATGTTCGTAATTGCTTTTGGTTTAGGCTGGTTCCTGATGAAAAAGATTTTCGAACGTGAAAATGAATCGTTAGACAAATTAGATTCATTATTTGTTTGGACAGTTTTAGCAACGTTAATTGGAGCTCGTTTAGGACATGTTTTCTTTTATGATTGGGAGTACTTCAGAAATCATTTACTTGAAATCTTCTTACCATTTAAATTTGAACCAAAATTTGAATTTACAGGTTTTCAAGGTTTAGCAAGCCACGGAGCAGCTATTGCAATAATTATAGCAATGTACTATTATAGTAAAGTGATCTTAAAACGTCCGTTATTATGGATTTTAGACCGTGTGGTAATTCCTGTTGCAAGTGGCGCCATCTTTGTACGTTTAGGAAATTTCTTCAATTCTGAAATTATCGGGCACGAAACAACATCTGCATTTGGAATTCGTTTTCTGCATGACAAATTCAGCAAAGCAGATGCAGTAAACGCTACAAAAATTGCTAATCCAAAAGAAGCTTATAATGCCATAGCCACAGACCCTAAATTTGCAAATTTACTCGCAGAAGTACCTGCAAAGCACCCAACACAATTGTACGAGGCATTTTGTTATATTTTCGTATTTGCTGCTTTATATTTCTTATATTGGAAAACTAATGCAAGACTAAAAACAGGATATTTATTCGGATTGTTTTTAGTGCTTTTATTTGTAGTACGTTTTATTGTAGAATTTGTAAAAGAAAGCCAAGGCGGTATTGAAAAAGAATTAGGTTTGTTCTCAACCGGACAATGGCTAAGTATACCTTTTATCATAATTGGTCTTTTCTTTATCATTAGAGCGCAAAGAAATCCTTTAGCAAATTCTTAA
- a CDS encoding pitrilysin family protein, which yields MKNLFLSGILCCALVSLNPVCAQKKTETPKYITNVEGVKEYSLNNGLRVLLIPDASQSNMVVNIVYNVGSRNEGYGEKGMAHLLEHMLFKSTKNLGDIKKMLSDKGGNANGTTWFDRTNYYEVFPSSDENLKWSIEMEADRMVNATILQTDLDKEFSVVRNEFEIGENNPDGVLQERILSTAYLWHNYGNSTIGSKEDIERVKANTLRVFYEKYYQPDNSTLIIAGKFDEQKALQYVGQYFGAIARPKRVLDKTYTIEPAQDGEKYVELKRAGDSKNVGAVYHTASYADKDYAAIDALGEILTADPSGYLYKSLIETQKVSNIYFWQPGLRDASFIYFGVAVPNDKDLNATKEMVRTELDKIASTKYTDQDVNRAKAKIIKEIETVKNNTISYAINLTEIIGAGDYRLGYLYRDAIEKLTKEDIQRVAEKYFRANNRTVGVFIPSKDETRVKPVEYTDEQLIAFTKDYKGKALEKEAAPFEASIKNLKQNFVEGKLSNGIKYGLIKKEIKGGKVQASFKFPVSNEKDLTGKSDVAGILAQLLKTGTKTQTKEQIQDRLDVLKSSINFNFSRQTLSVSVSTYKENFKEVMGILGDLLANSTFPENELTKTISEYNTYLESSLNDPQAVAYTEISRQTTKYPKGSIFYTPTIQEQIDAFKKIKQSEIVDFYTNVLGGNNGVGSVVGDLDAKTTGEILESTFGKWNSKAKYELAIPTYFETQSLDKDIITPDKENAVAFGRISFKMNKKNADYPAFVMANEILGSGGFLSARIPMRLREKEGISYGAGSFIDVPIANDVASWSYYAFFNPTKKNAVETATKEEIAKALKDGFTAEELKSNMISWQNERKTRLGVDNTLMDLVNTYLQYGVPLEDYDTLESKVKTLKVEEVNNVLKKYLSLDKMTSIYAGDFNKKQ from the coding sequence ATGAAAAACCTCTTCCTAAGTGGAATTTTATGCTGTGCATTAGTTTCATTGAATCCGGTTTGTGCACAAAAAAAAACGGAGACACCCAAGTACATTACTAACGTTGAAGGTGTCAAAGAATATTCTTTAAATAATGGATTAAGAGTTCTTTTAATTCCGGATGCCTCACAAAGCAATATGGTAGTCAACATTGTCTATAATGTTGGTTCAAGAAATGAAGGCTATGGAGAAAAAGGAATGGCGCATTTATTAGAACACATGCTTTTTAAAAGTACTAAGAATTTAGGTGATATTAAAAAGATGCTTTCTGATAAAGGAGGAAATGCCAACGGAACCACTTGGTTTGACAGAACAAATTATTATGAAGTTTTTCCATCAAGCGATGAAAACCTAAAATGGAGTATTGAAATGGAAGCTGACCGAATGGTAAACGCAACTATTTTACAAACAGATCTTGATAAAGAATTCTCTGTAGTTAGAAATGAATTTGAGATTGGCGAGAATAATCCTGATGGCGTTTTACAGGAAAGAATTCTTTCAACGGCTTATTTATGGCACAATTACGGAAATAGCACAATTGGAAGTAAAGAAGATATCGAAAGAGTAAAAGCCAATACACTTCGTGTTTTTTATGAAAAATACTATCAGCCAGATAATTCTACTTTAATAATTGCAGGTAAGTTTGATGAACAAAAAGCATTGCAATATGTAGGGCAGTATTTTGGCGCTATTGCAAGACCTAAAAGAGTTTTAGATAAAACCTATACAATCGAACCAGCTCAGGACGGAGAAAAATACGTAGAACTTAAAAGAGCCGGCGACAGTAAAAATGTTGGAGCTGTATACCACACAGCATCTTATGCAGATAAAGATTATGCAGCAATTGATGCTTTGGGCGAAATCTTAACAGCAGATCCATCTGGTTATTTATACAAATCATTGATCGAAACTCAAAAAGTATCTAATATTTACTTTTGGCAGCCAGGTTTAAGAGATGCAAGTTTTATTTATTTTGGAGTAGCAGTTCCAAATGATAAAGATCTAAATGCAACCAAAGAAATGGTTCGAACTGAGCTGGATAAAATTGCTTCAACAAAATATACAGATCAGGACGTTAACAGAGCAAAAGCAAAAATCATCAAAGAAATTGAAACTGTAAAAAATAATACAATTTCATATGCTATTAATTTAACTGAGATTATTGGAGCAGGTGATTACAGACTGGGTTATTTATACCGAGATGCAATTGAAAAATTAACCAAAGAAGATATTCAGAGAGTTGCAGAAAAATATTTTAGAGCAAACAACAGAACAGTAGGAGTTTTTATTCCGTCTAAAGATGAAACAAGAGTTAAACCTGTTGAATATACAGATGAGCAGTTAATTGCTTTTACTAAAGATTACAAAGGAAAAGCTTTAGAAAAAGAAGCTGCTCCATTTGAAGCTTCTATCAAAAATCTTAAACAGAATTTTGTTGAAGGAAAATTATCAAACGGTATTAAATACGGATTGATAAAAAAAGAAATTAAAGGAGGAAAAGTTCAGGCAAGTTTCAAATTTCCGGTTAGTAATGAAAAAGATTTGACTGGTAAAAGCGATGTTGCCGGAATTTTGGCTCAATTATTAAAAACAGGAACTAAAACGCAGACTAAAGAACAAATTCAGGACCGATTAGATGTATTAAAATCATCAATCAACTTTAATTTTTCAAGACAAACATTATCTGTAAGCGTTAGCACATATAAGGAAAACTTTAAAGAAGTTATGGGGATTTTAGGCGATTTATTAGCCAATTCTACTTTTCCTGAAAATGAATTAACGAAAACAATCAGCGAATACAATACTTATCTGGAGTCTAGTTTAAACGATCCGCAGGCGGTTGCTTATACAGAAATTTCGAGACAAACGACAAAATATCCAAAAGGAAGTATTTTTTATACACCAACAATTCAGGAACAAATCGACGCATTCAAAAAAATAAAACAATCAGAAATTGTTGATTTCTACACGAATGTATTGGGCGGAAATAACGGGGTAGGAAGCGTTGTTGGAGATTTAGATGCGAAAACTACAGGTGAAATTCTGGAAAGTACTTTTGGAAAATGGAATTCTAAAGCAAAATATGAATTAGCGATTCCAACTTATTTTGAAACGCAAAGTTTGGATAAAGATATCATTACACCAGATAAAGAAAATGCGGTTGCATTTGGAAGAATAAGCTTTAAAATGAATAAAAAAAATGCTGACTATCCTGCATTTGTTATGGCAAATGAAATATTAGGAAGCGGAGGATTTTTAAGTGCCAGAATTCCGATGAGATTGAGAGAAAAAGAAGGTATAAGCTACGGAGCCGGTTCTTTTATTGATGTGCCAATTGCAAATGATGTAGCATCATGGTCGTATTATGCATTTTTTAATCCAACAAAAAAGAATGCCGTTGAAACAGCTACAAAAGAAGAAATTGCAAAAGCATTAAAAGATGGATTTACTGCCGAAGAATTAAAATCGAACATGATTAGCTGGCAAAACGAAAGAAAAACCAGATTAGGTGTGGATAATACTTTGATGGATCTTGTTAATACGTATTTACAATACGGAGTGCCTCTGGAAGATTATGATACTCTTGAATCTAAAGTTAAAACCTTAAAAGTTGAAGAAGTAAATAATGTCTTGAAAAAATACCTTTCTTTAGATAAAATGACTTCAATTTACGCAGGAGATTTTAATAAGAAACAATAA